From a single Nitrospiraceae bacterium genomic region:
- a CDS encoding Rrf2 family transcriptional regulator, translated as MLNKKTKYGLKALLKLASSPDQTPMHVADLASGEGIPKKFLEAILLELKNHGILHSKKGRGGGYQLSRPSHTVMLGDVIRILSGPLAPIRCASETRYRRCEDCPREDICGVRAIMKEVRDSAARILDRTSLAAAAAHVELVKTNGFQAHMYYI; from the coding sequence ATGCTCAACAAGAAAACGAAATACGGGCTCAAAGCTCTCCTCAAACTGGCCAGTTCGCCGGACCAGACGCCGATGCATGTTGCGGATCTTGCTTCAGGCGAGGGAATTCCCAAGAAATTTCTTGAAGCCATTCTCCTTGAATTAAAGAACCACGGGATTTTACACAGTAAGAAAGGACGCGGAGGAGGTTATCAACTGAGTCGCCCGTCACATACGGTAATGCTCGGCGACGTGATCCGCATTTTAAGCGGACCCCTCGCTCCCATCCGATGCGCGAGTGAAACCCGGTATCGACGCTGTGAGGACTGTCCACGCGAAGATATTTGTGGGGTTCGAGCCATTATGAAAGAAGTGCGTGATTCAGCGGCGCGAATTCTTGACCGAACCAGTCTCGCAGCAGCAGCTGCTCACGTTGAGCTGGTAAAGACAAACGGATTTCAAGCACATATGTATTACATTTAG
- a CDS encoding porin produces MSMPRWVALGSIVMLLSAAGVVLAAEDENALQQSEDAKSAQRLKTLEQRMNELEQKQRISDRLRELFQEREEERVKEDPVLEVGRDGFLLRSRDRDFELRIRGYMQFDSRWYIADTKPATTNTFDIRRARPILQGTLYRYFDYYIMPDFGQGQTILFDAYGGINVWDELRVRIGKYRPPVSVEMLQSAADLTFVERSVALNLVPNRDIGIQLYGDLFDNRLGYQVGVFNGVADNTTNGGSPPDFDQNNAKDYIGRLIATPFAGSDQAWIEGLQVGVAGSAGQEFGILDSYRIPGQGTDGITFFTYRAGAQANGARYRLDPQTYYAWGPFSLLAEYVYHWQKVQAAPAQGGRLEVLNDRAWNAQVSYVLTGEKASYTGVRPWQTFNPAKGHWGAVELAARYNELRVDPNSFPVFADPSSSARKIRSWDVAVNWHLAYRIKAVVDYQQGIFDGGAPRNGNLEREHLIMTRFQVAW; encoded by the coding sequence ATGAGTATGCCTCGGTGGGTGGCCCTTGGTTCTATCGTAATGCTGCTGAGCGCAGCCGGAGTAGTCCTCGCTGCTGAAGATGAAAACGCTCTTCAACAGAGCGAGGATGCGAAAAGTGCGCAACGTCTTAAAACCCTCGAACAGCGAATGAATGAATTGGAACAGAAGCAACGCATTTCCGACCGCCTTCGTGAATTATTTCAAGAACGCGAAGAAGAGCGAGTTAAGGAAGACCCGGTCCTGGAAGTAGGCCGGGACGGTTTTTTACTTCGCTCTCGGGATCGTGACTTTGAACTCCGAATCCGCGGATACATGCAGTTCGACAGTCGGTGGTATATCGCCGACACCAAACCCGCCACGACGAACACGTTCGACATCCGACGGGCTCGGCCTATTTTGCAAGGTACTCTGTATCGGTACTTCGATTACTACATCATGCCGGATTTTGGACAGGGACAAACGATCCTCTTTGATGCCTACGGGGGAATCAATGTTTGGGATGAATTACGCGTTCGGATCGGAAAATATCGGCCGCCCGTCAGCGTAGAGATGCTCCAATCCGCAGCAGACCTAACGTTCGTTGAACGGAGTGTTGCGCTGAATCTGGTTCCCAACCGTGATATCGGCATCCAACTGTACGGTGATCTCTTTGATAACCGGCTGGGGTATCAAGTCGGGGTCTTCAACGGAGTGGCCGATAATACAACGAATGGAGGCAGCCCCCCAGATTTCGACCAAAACAACGCGAAGGACTATATTGGACGGTTAATTGCCACACCATTTGCCGGCAGTGACCAGGCCTGGATAGAAGGGCTGCAGGTTGGAGTCGCCGGATCCGCAGGCCAAGAGTTCGGCATTCTTGATAGCTATCGCATTCCAGGACAGGGTACGGATGGTATTACATTCTTTACCTATCGGGCTGGCGCCCAAGCTAATGGGGCCCGTTATCGCTTGGACCCCCAAACGTACTATGCCTGGGGGCCATTTAGTCTCCTCGCCGAGTACGTCTATCACTGGCAAAAAGTGCAGGCGGCTCCCGCTCAGGGTGGACGCCTAGAAGTGTTGAACGATCGAGCCTGGAACGCTCAAGTGAGCTACGTGCTCACCGGTGAAAAGGCTTCTTATACCGGCGTCAGACCATGGCAAACGTTCAACCCCGCTAAAGGCCACTGGGGAGCTGTGGAACTTGCGGCTCGATATAACGAATTGCGGGTTGACCCGAATTCATTTCCTGTGTTCGCTGATCCATCAAGCAGTGCGAGAAAAATTCGGTCCTGGGACGTCGCCGTCAACTGGCACCTGGCGTATCGCATCAAAGCCGTGGTGGATTACCAACAAGGTATCTTCGATGGGGGAGCGCCTCGTAATGGCAATCTCGAACGAGAACATCTCATCATGACAAGGTTTCAGGTCGCCTGGTAA
- a CDS encoding sulfate ABC transporter substrate-binding protein codes for MKLLNTLRRSLPIIVALTALLPIFGYAETTILNVSYDPTRELYQEINTSFVRYWKDKTGETVRIQQSHGGSGKQARAVIDGLEAHVVTLALAYDIDSIAEKSGVIDKNWRSNLPDNSAPFTSTIVFLVRKGNPKNIKDWDDLVRPGISVVTPNPKTSGGARYNYLAAWAFASNKFERDEKKIREFMTRLFQNVPVLDSGARGATSTFVQRGIGDVLLAWENEALLAVNTLGEKGFEIVVPSIVLPSSSILCETPVALVDRVVNRKGTRKVAQAYLEYLYSKEGQEIGAKHFYRPRDPEVLKKYAAQFPQIELVTVDAIFGGWQKAQKVHFSDGGTFDQIYGTVPPVLN; via the coding sequence ATGAAGTTGTTGAACACTCTACGACGGTCTTTGCCAATCATCGTTGCACTGACGGCACTGCTTCCAATTTTCGGATACGCTGAGACGACAATCCTAAATGTATCCTACGATCCCACTCGGGAACTGTATCAAGAGATCAATACGTCCTTTGTTCGCTATTGGAAAGACAAAACGGGGGAAACCGTGAGGATTCAACAGTCCCATGGTGGTTCGGGGAAACAGGCCCGTGCTGTCATTGATGGGCTCGAGGCGCATGTGGTCACCTTAGCCTTAGCATACGACATCGATTCGATTGCCGAAAAGTCCGGCGTGATCGATAAAAATTGGCGATCGAACCTGCCTGACAACAGTGCTCCGTTTACCTCCACCATCGTGTTTCTCGTACGGAAGGGCAATCCTAAGAACATTAAGGATTGGGACGATCTAGTGCGGCCTGGCATCTCCGTCGTGACACCTAATCCCAAGACTTCTGGCGGTGCCCGATACAATTACTTGGCCGCTTGGGCATTTGCGAGCAACAAGTTTGAAAGGGACGAGAAGAAAATCCGGGAATTCATGACTCGTCTCTTCCAAAATGTCCCGGTCTTAGATTCCGGTGCACGGGGGGCGACATCCACGTTTGTTCAACGGGGAATCGGCGACGTCCTCTTGGCTTGGGAAAATGAAGCCCTGCTCGCAGTAAATACACTTGGGGAGAAAGGCTTCGAGATTGTTGTACCGTCGATTGTCCTGCCCTCCAGCAGCATCCTCTGCGAAACACCCGTGGCCCTCGTGGATCGCGTCGTAAACAGAAAAGGAACGCGGAAGGTAGCTCAAGCATACTTAGAGTATCTCTACTCCAAAGAGGGGCAGGAAATTGGAGCCAAGCATTTCTATCGCCCTCGTGATCCGGAAGTCCTGAAAAAGTACGCCGCTCAATTTCCACAAATTGAACTAGTTACTGTTGATGCCATCTTTGGTGGATGGCAAAAAGCACAGAAGGTCCATTTTTCAGATGGAGGAACCTTCGATCAGATTTATGGAACCGTCCCGCCGGTACTGAATTAA
- the cysW gene encoding sulfate ABC transporter permease subunit CysW codes for MNDLTQRLPRASWLADRATTESAAIRWTLTGLVIGLLGLLLILPLIAIFAQALEKGVQIYLASFTEPDAIAAVHLTLLVAAIAVPLNVVFGLSASWAIAKFDFTGKQVLLTLIDLPFSVSPIISGLIYVLLFGLQGLLGPWLASHDIKIIFAVPGIVLSTIFVTFPFVARELIPLMQSQGTEEEEAALVLGATGWQTFFRVTIPNVKWGLLYGVILCNARAMGEFGAVSVVSGHIRGLTNTMPLHVEILYNEYNFVAAFAVASLLSLLALVTLVVKSVIEWYTHHEQRFREDIRLPVPEGLS; via the coding sequence ATGAACGACCTCACCCAAAGACTACCTCGTGCCTCATGGTTAGCAGACAGGGCCACAACGGAGTCGGCTGCCATTCGCTGGACTTTGACCGGGCTGGTCATAGGACTTCTCGGACTACTGTTGATTTTGCCGCTTATCGCTATCTTTGCACAGGCCCTCGAAAAGGGCGTTCAAATCTATCTCGCATCATTCACTGAACCCGATGCAATCGCAGCTGTGCATTTGACTCTGCTCGTGGCTGCCATCGCAGTCCCCCTGAATGTAGTGTTTGGTCTGAGCGCCTCTTGGGCAATCGCCAAATTTGACTTTACGGGCAAACAGGTTCTACTCACTCTCATCGATCTACCCTTCTCCGTCTCGCCAATTATCTCCGGCCTTATTTACGTGCTGCTATTCGGGCTCCAGGGACTGCTAGGGCCGTGGCTCGCCTCTCATGACATCAAAATTATCTTTGCCGTGCCAGGTATTGTTCTGAGCACGATCTTCGTGACGTTTCCCTTCGTGGCCCGGGAGCTCATCCCCCTCATGCAGTCCCAGGGGACCGAAGAAGAAGAAGCCGCCCTCGTCTTGGGTGCCACTGGCTGGCAGACATTCTTCCGTGTGACAATTCCTAATGTGAAATGGGGACTCCTGTATGGAGTAATTCTTTGTAACGCCAGGGCAATGGGTGAATTCGGTGCCGTGTCGGTCGTCTCCGGGCATATCCGTGGGCTCACCAATACCATGCCTCTCCATGTTGAAATTCTGTACAACGAATACAATTTCGTCGCCGCATTTGCCGTGGCTTCTCTCCTCTCGCTGCTCGCGCTGGTGACCCTGGTGGTCAAAAGCGTCATAGAATGGTATACGCACCACGAGCAGCGGTTTCGAGAGGATATTCGATTACCAGTCCCAGAGGGACTATCATGA
- the cysT gene encoding sulfate ABC transporter permease subunit CysT → MSLPQWINHRFRPHGVLPGFGLTLGYSVFYLSIIVLIPLGALLFKTTTLSWSEFWAIVTAPRVLASYRLSFGASLAAALFNLVVGSLVAWVLVRYTFPGRKLLDALVDLPFALPTAVAGIALTALYAPNGWIGRYFTPYDLKIAYTPLGITIALIFIGLPFVVRTVQPVLQDIEPELEEAAASLGASRWQTFTRVILPTLTPALLTGFALAFSRTLGEYGSVVFISGNMPMKTEIVPLLIITKLEQYDYAGATAIAVVMLFASFILLLVINLLQEWSTIRRATP, encoded by the coding sequence ATGAGTCTTCCTCAATGGATCAACCATCGCTTTCGACCACACGGCGTCCTACCGGGTTTCGGTCTCACGCTGGGTTACAGCGTGTTTTATCTGAGTATCATTGTCTTGATTCCGCTGGGAGCGCTGCTCTTCAAGACCACGACATTGTCCTGGAGCGAGTTTTGGGCCATCGTGACAGCACCCCGCGTCTTGGCCTCGTACCGACTGAGCTTTGGAGCTTCCTTAGCGGCAGCATTGTTCAATCTCGTCGTGGGTTCCCTGGTGGCATGGGTATTGGTGCGATACACATTTCCCGGAAGAAAACTACTGGACGCTCTCGTGGACTTGCCCTTTGCCTTACCCACCGCAGTAGCCGGGATTGCTCTAACGGCACTGTATGCCCCAAATGGATGGATTGGCCGATACTTTACCCCCTACGATCTCAAAATTGCCTACACCCCGCTCGGGATAACGATTGCCCTGATCTTTATCGGCCTTCCGTTTGTCGTGCGGACGGTGCAGCCTGTCCTCCAGGATATAGAACCCGAACTTGAAGAAGCCGCAGCGAGTCTCGGGGCTTCCCGATGGCAAACATTCACTCGCGTCATTCTCCCGACATTAACCCCTGCCCTGCTTACAGGCTTCGCGCTCGCCTTTTCCCGTACACTTGGTGAATACGGGTCCGTCGTATTCATTTCCGGGAACATGCCGATGAAAACGGAAATTGTCCCGCTTCTGATCATCACCAAACTTGAACAATACGACTACGCAGGCGCCACGGCCATTGCCGTGGTGATGCTCTTTGCCTCGTTTATCTTGTTACTGGTGATTAATCTATTGCAGGAATGGAGCACCATCCGTCGGGCCACCCCGTAA
- the cysK gene encoding cysteine synthase A: MKKRMKWESSCEGRADTLRCHTDLIGHTPLVRLDRISPAGGATIYAKIESFNPGGSVKDRVCLNMITEAERSGRLKPGATIIEATSGNTGIGLSLVAAVRGYQVILVMPEGMSAERISLVSSYGAKVVLTPGWEGMRGSIRETQNILAQNPLYFMPDQFSNPANPDIHRKTTAIEIWEALQGTFDAFVAGVGTGGTITGCGEIFKERNPLVQIIAVEPAASPVLSGGTPGPHNIQGIGAGFIPQVLNQNILDRVITVTDDEAYQTSKSLAKMEGLFAGISSGANIFAAQQVAQQLGPGKRVVTVLCDTGERYISMQKYLEFS, encoded by the coding sequence ATGAAGAAAAGGATGAAGTGGGAGTCCTCTTGTGAGGGCCGAGCAGATACACTGCGTTGCCATACGGATCTGATTGGCCATACACCGTTGGTACGGCTGGATCGAATTTCTCCAGCAGGCGGCGCAACGATCTATGCAAAGATCGAGTCGTTCAATCCAGGCGGAAGCGTGAAAGATCGGGTCTGCCTCAACATGATTACTGAAGCGGAGCGGAGCGGCCGACTCAAGCCTGGCGCTACCATCATTGAAGCCACCAGCGGCAATACAGGGATTGGACTTTCACTCGTCGCAGCCGTCCGAGGGTATCAGGTGATTTTGGTCATGCCGGAAGGCATGAGTGCGGAGCGGATCAGCCTTGTCTCTTCATACGGGGCGAAGGTAGTGCTCACACCAGGATGGGAGGGCATGAGAGGCTCAATCCGCGAGACTCAAAACATCCTTGCACAGAACCCATTGTATTTTATGCCGGATCAGTTTTCGAATCCCGCCAATCCAGACATTCATCGAAAGACAACGGCCATAGAAATATGGGAGGCGCTTCAAGGAACGTTCGACGCCTTCGTCGCAGGCGTCGGGACCGGTGGAACAATCACCGGCTGTGGGGAAATCTTCAAAGAACGGAACCCGCTGGTCCAAATCATTGCCGTGGAGCCAGCCGCATCCCCAGTTTTATCTGGCGGTACGCCAGGCCCACATAACATTCAAGGCATTGGAGCCGGATTCATTCCTCAGGTCTTGAATCAGAACATTCTCGATCGCGTGATTACAGTCACAGACGATGAGGCTTATCAAACATCAAAATCCTTAGCGAAGATGGAGGGTTTATTCGCAGGCATTTCCTCCGGCGCCAATATCTTTGCAGCCCAACAGGTCGCTCAGCAACTGGGCCCTGGCAAACGCGTGGTCACAGTGCTCTGTGATACTGGTGAGCGGTACATCAGCATGCAGAAATATTTGGAGTTTTCATGA
- a CDS encoding sulfate ABC transporter ATP-binding protein: MSIEVRQITKSFGRFVALDNVSLHVPTGQLVALLGPSGCGKTTLLRIMAGLETPVSGSILFHGEETTNTPVRERRVGFVFQHYALFRHLTIFENVAFGLRIRPKQDRPTHSEIKARVFELLHLVQLDSVADRYPNQLSGGQRQRVALARSLAVEPKVLLLDEPFGALDARVRKELRRWLRRLQDNLHITSVFVTHDQEEALEVADRVVVMNQGRIEQIGTPQEVYDHPATPFVYHFLGSVNVFHGRVQDGKARVGGIELAPPSDEPLPDGPAIGYARSYEIDLDIHPLVPGAIEAVVSRTQTVGPIVRLTLLRQDNSAVLEAELTRDRYEALGIGVGSVVFARPKTIRVFSDRP, encoded by the coding sequence ATGAGCATCGAAGTACGCCAGATTACGAAATCCTTTGGCCGATTCGTGGCGCTGGACAACGTTAGTCTCCATGTGCCGACAGGCCAGCTCGTGGCCTTGCTGGGACCATCAGGCTGTGGCAAGACAACGCTGCTGCGCATCATGGCTGGCCTAGAAACCCCTGTCAGCGGATCAATTCTGTTTCATGGCGAGGAGACCACCAACACACCGGTGCGAGAGCGACGAGTGGGATTTGTATTTCAACACTACGCGCTATTCCGTCATCTCACGATCTTCGAAAATGTGGCATTCGGACTTCGGATACGGCCCAAGCAGGACCGTCCGACTCACAGCGAGATCAAGGCACGCGTCTTCGAACTGCTGCATCTCGTACAATTAGACTCCGTTGCCGACCGTTATCCAAACCAGCTTTCAGGAGGCCAACGCCAACGAGTGGCATTAGCCAGATCTCTGGCAGTGGAACCCAAGGTGCTCCTGCTTGATGAACCTTTTGGCGCGCTCGATGCCAGAGTCCGTAAGGAATTACGGCGGTGGCTGCGTCGTCTCCAGGACAATCTTCACATCACGAGTGTGTTTGTCACGCACGATCAAGAGGAAGCGCTAGAAGTCGCGGATCGCGTTGTTGTGATGAATCAAGGGAGGATCGAGCAGATCGGCACCCCACAAGAGGTCTACGACCATCCAGCCACTCCCTTCGTCTACCATTTTCTCGGAAGTGTGAATGTGTTTCATGGCCGGGTCCAAGACGGCAAAGCACGTGTCGGAGGAATCGAATTAGCCCCTCCTTCAGACGAGCCTCTTCCCGATGGGCCCGCGATTGGCTATGCCCGCTCCTATGAAATCGACCTCGACATTCATCCTCTCGTTCCAGGGGCCATTGAAGCCGTCGTCAGCCGAACTCAAACTGTTGGACCGATAGTCCGCCTTACCTTACTCCGTCAAGACAATAGTGCGGTCTTGGAAGCTGAGCTTACACGAGATCGCTATGAGGCGCTTGGCATAGGAGTCGGATCGGTGGTATTCGCTCGCCCCAAGACAATACGTGTATTTAGTGACAGACCTTAA